Proteins encoded by one window of Phoenix dactylifera cultivar Barhee BC4 unplaced genomic scaffold, palm_55x_up_171113_PBpolish2nd_filt_p 000121F, whole genome shotgun sequence:
- the LOC103713510 gene encoding uncharacterized protein LOC103713510: MDSHVLEINLISAQGLKPPFGLRRVQAYAVAWVDPAFKVRTRVDRTGGENPTWNDKFIFRVPAGFLADDSTSAVSIEIYAAAGWILPDPLLGTVRLLVGNLRLLSRRRACPAFDAVGIRRPSGRFHGILNVGATLLHCVSLVATEALAACPAVGYRDLMGKEASKIRRFPVTPAAARGVDTTAGEDPALQGWNGGQGSSDGGDEEERSDGGVVLCGPCCLGFPRRIHLNPSDPNLKLS; encoded by the coding sequence ATGGACTCCCACGTCCTGGAGATCAACCTGATCTCCGCTCAGGGCCTCAAGCCGCCGTTCGGCCTCCGCCGCGTCCAGGCCTATGCCGTCGCCTGGGTGGACCCCGCCTTCAAGGTCCGCACCCGGGTCGACCGCACGGGCGGTGAGAACCCCACCTGGAACGACAAGTTCATCTTCCGCGTCCCCGCTGGCTTCCTCGCTGACGACTCCACCTCCGCCGTCTCCATCGAGATCTACGCCGCCGCCGGCTGGATCCTCCCCGACCCCCTCCTCGGCACCGTCCGCCTCCTCGTCGGCAACCTCCGCCTCCTCTCCCGCCGCCGCGCTTGCCCCGCCTTCGACGCCGTCGGCATTCGCCGCCCCTCCGGCCGCTTCCACGGCATCCTTAACGTCGGCGCCACGCTTCTCCACTGCGTCTCCCTTGTCGCCACCGAGGCCCTCGCCGCCTGCCCCGCCGTCGGCTACCGCGACCTCATGGGGAAGGAGGCCTCCAAGATCCGGCGCTTCCCAGTGAcgccggcggcggcgagggGTGTGGATACCACCGCCGGGGAGGATCCGGCGCTCCAGGGATGGAACGGGGGGCAGGGATCATCGGACGGCGGGGATGAGGAGGAGAGATCGGACGGTGGGGTCGTGCTGTGCGGGCCCTGCTGCCTGGGGTTCCCGAGGCGGATCCATCTGAACCCATCGGATCCGAACCTGAAGCTTTCGTAG